Sequence from the Bicyclus anynana chromosome 2, ilBicAnyn1.1, whole genome shotgun sequence genome:
cagtccaaaatgcaaagccaaaagtcgttagtacgagagccacgtcaattgaatacggaaagttgcgcagtaaacaaaggagcagagcgtactgacttgctgggaacaggattttctttacctgcatcattgtcattcaacaaagaacatctgtctatccctctctaacgtatacttatcgctatctttctctctctctctctctcttatttttaaatgttatcgttcgttccattaaaattctaggaaattgcaacgtatgactcacatcattttgtgcataaagtaaaagtgatttctaggagcaaaaacattttagaaatttagttcttgtttacaaatggtacgcatattttttttttgcgactagttatcctagggtattatactattttgaaatcttgattagttgcgtcaactttgaaaataacttgccatagcggtgttcatacttttttttgcaagaccatgagtcaaagtagactgaaagtaaaaatctttaaaaatttgagggaaaaaaaatattttgatatttttttgtgtaaaaactgcgggcattgtggtgtttttaagagttgtggtgaatagtagtactacttaggttccgatacaaaaaaaatcttaagcatatttaagaaattgtagctgcggtagttcaaaatatcatacaaggtgtaaattttcaaagaattttaaaatttattttgtaactaaaaaaaaaatttaggtatatttttttttattatttttccttaagtgctcatgagcaggtcaatcttttggcgcccgcttatcgttgaattttgggacacgttgtataccaaatctaagctcgttttcttcagaaaatgacacacaattttgttcgtgactatgagtgtgatacaggtccttctataattggtctgaggtttttGCGCCCGAGTCAAAGGATTCGAAGCGATTCGAAATTCGAATGTGAAGCGCCTCGCTATACTACTCGGCTTACGTCAGTTCGAGATgtctttgatattttattacattcctTTGCATTGTAATCATCCACCATTTTCTACAGTccgttcttttttaattttcttcatcGAAGCGTCGAAGCGAATTATGTATTTGAGGCTTTATTTTTAACGGAAAGTTGTTCGATCTCTTCTTAAACAATCCCCAAAATACAATGTATTAATATTACCaaaataaagtctaaaattataataatatctttcatcatcatcatcatcatcatcataaacagccGATGGGCGCCCATAGCTGGATCTCTTggatggactttcaaacatttttctttcttttggactttcaaacattttTCAACTTTCAAATGTCTCGAGACGCCAGCATCCCTGCAGCAGCAGCTACCTGCTAcccttgatgtcttcagtccacctagtggggggggggggttcgGTTACCGGTCCAaagtcgccattccaacaccttgggaccccaagtccatcggcttttcgaactatgtgccctgcccattgccacttcagcttcgcgaatcgCTGAATCATGTAACATAACATTATctttaatacttaataaataaatctcacCCGTCTGGCCGTAATGTGAATCATTAGTAACGCGGGGTCCGAAGCTTGAGAAAGTGTTGGTTTCTCCGTAACTCGGCGTCGATGGAGTGGAACCGATCGGCGACCCTTTTGTCTCACCGTAGATGCCACCTTTAAAGATGCCAAAAAACCACGTTAAAGATGCAAAAGGAAAATATAGTTCAAAAAACGTATGACTACATAAAACGTGTACCTATCATGACCTGTGAAATGCTTTGATGTATGGGCATTGCTATTTTACTAATAAACACGTGATACTCTAACATCTTTGAACtaataaacagtaaaaatattgttatgccTTCTAAGTAACATATACAGCAAACAAACATACCAGATgaaagagaataaaaataaaagttgtaaTACATCGTAACCTTTTCTAAGCGAGATGAATATAGTTTTGCTTGCTGCACACAACTAAATAACTTAAGCGACAAGCAAATACTCGTCATTTATGTTGCCAAAAAAAGAAGCCCTTACAAAGTGTCTTCCCATAGAAACATTATAGTGTATGCAATAACTTTCTGTCCGTCCCATCAACTACCaagatgatgaaaataataagCACGCTTACCCGAATTTCCACTATAAAGGTCCGAATTAGAGCTGTTCAAACTGTTTTTCCTCACGAACATGGAATTTTCCACATACGCCATAATCCTGTTACCCGTCTGTCCGTATATGGGGTTCAAGTTGCCCGTACTGTTGAGGCTAACGGTTGACGAAAAGTTGCTTTTCGCTTGCTGGAATGTACTCAGTTGCGTTGGACTCTGCTGGTTGGCGTAATTTTGGTTTTGGTTCTGGTTCTGGCTCTGGTTTTGCGTTTGGTTCTGGAGAGTGCGACGCACGAGGCCGGGCGACGCGGGCATGTGTTTCAATTCCGTTAGCTGTTTCACTGTCTCGGCGACGTTTATGCTTTGATGGGCTGGAAGCAATATTGCAAATGATTTAAAACATGACTTGTATTTTTTGCATCTGTAACCTAAGAAGTTTGGATGGATGCAGTCGAATGTCCTAATTATCTCGACGATTACATTATAATTGTACATTTATAGAGGGGACGTCTGACGAAGCCAGACGGGTGATCAGTCCTAACTAGGGACCATTCCACCCTATTCCCGAGGTATAGGACACAGGTTCACTGGTGTCGTGAATATGCCCTACAGTGAGATCTGTCACGTCTACTTCATTTAATATATCCTTACCTAGTAATAATATTAGTCATCACAGAAAAAAAGTTGTCGACAGTAAACCGTGTCTATTTGTTAACATCCTTCTATAGTATACTGAATATTCAGACCACGCTTGAAACTGCGTAACTATCTGTCATCCCACTCCCTTAACGGTATTTTATGGAGACAACGTTTGTTACACTTCCACTCACTAAGACAATCAACAGTTTAACTTTCAATATTCATTTTGAATCTTTTGGAATTTATTTTGCTCCCTCAGTCCATTCCTGTATACTTTATGTTAGTAATAGTGCATTTTGTATGCATTTTTTTTCTGTGATTTAAACGCAGACTACGTTACAATACCAGAATTGGAAGTCTAGAgcagatatatatttttttaaatacagcgtaataattacatatacatttcaatatttttttcaagacttAGAAATGCATTAATAATATACACTGTAAGTAGCTCAATTTCAGACTTTCTCaaaaatttatctttttatacaAAGTGTGTATATACTGTCATACCATATACTcttatctttataaaattaaaaaataccagTGTTATTGGCTTCATTTTCCGGTTGCAAGAGGAAAGCGGGCGGCGGGGGCAGGTGATCGGTGTCGTTGGTGTTCACTTGAGATCCCGACATATTACTCTGgaattatacaatatataaatcacactaatattataaaggcgaaagtttgtgtgtaagtgtgaaagtgtgtaagtatgtttgttcctcttttacgctgcggttactgaagcgatttggctgaaatttggaatggaaatagatctactctggattaacacataggctacttttcatcccggaaaaatccatggttcccgcgggatttgtgaaaaactgaattccacgcggacgaattcgcaggcgtccgctagtgcacCCATAAACCACGCAACCTGCGTTAAAGCAGCATGCATTTAAGCACCAAATCTCTTTGCTtccttatatataaataaaagataggTAGATAGGACTAAGGAGGAAGAAAACccttattaacttattttttgttGGAATAGCAACAAAGGACTATTAACCTGATGGTACGGCGGTCGCTGTGGTCGCGAGATGGAGGAAGAGCGTCGCACCGGAGGAGGAGGTTTGCCCACCGAGCTGGACGAACCGCGTCGGGACCATACTGAAGCTGGAAATAGAATTATCAAACATGATACACATTCTACTCTTGTGTTATATTCTCGATAATTATATAAACAAGGTTACTAGGATTTTTGAACCAAATTTTTTGGTGGTGGATCtaaaataagattaaaagataaaaaagagagataaaaaatctttcaccaatgaaaagctacacTGTGAGGGGTCAGTGTAgctattaatcaataatatacagatctCTCCTCCACAGCTCCaaactaaagaaaaaagatggagtatttttttattggttagtGTTAAAttgtgaaatacaaattatgaaaaaaaaattgtatatgcggttgttaaggagacgcgtgacgtttgttttttttaaagggttTCATTGCTTCTGCTGCTTCAGTACGTTGCTCGTAAAGACTTACTCTGATTACTCTGTGTTTTGGacatagtttttttaattatctcaCAACATACAACAACTTACCTGACATAGAGACAGGTCGTCGCTTCGGCACGGCAGGTTTCTTCCCTATGGTAGCGAAGGTCGGAGTCTCGGTGGCCTCGTCCAAGGAGCGGACCGCCTCCTCCAAGCTGCCCAGCGATATCGAGAAGTTCTCTCTGGCGGCTGCGACAGAACTGTCGCAGTCCCTTCGTAACGTGACGATCTCGGACTCCACTGTGGTCGTACGCAAATAAAACGCATGCaaagcataaaaaaaacaacacaatcGAGCCTAATCGCGTAGCTGACTGTACAACATgatacatttctttttattctttacagattagcccttaactacaatctcacctgatggtaagtgataatgcaatctaagatggatgcgggtcAGCTATGacaggagtaggatgaaaaatccacactctttcggtttctacacgacatcgttccggaacgctaaaacgtctttgtcggtataaGTTGGTAATTAGCCGAGGTCATCAAAATTGCGTGAAATTTTAACAAATCCTCATCGCCGGGAAAATCcagaaccatggatatttccatGGTAAAAAGTTACCTATGCAATCATGAGTATAacgaaattcttaaaaaaatcgattccaGAAATCAGGCAACTCAGTGATTGCGGCGTAGTTTATAAAGGAGTAACCAACATCTACACACACGCACATAAACCTTcgcctttagaatattagtaggCCAGCGTTTTGCTGTAATAAAGCCAGATAATAAGCGAAGATGCGGCCTTTTGATTCAAAAATAAAGATGTCAGTTAAATGGCATAGAGCGAAAGACCGTCAAAGGTCATTGGTAGCAGTGCCGATCTTTTAGAGTTATGCGTGTCGATACAATCCTCATTTTAaaaacgaaattacgtaaactaactccatataaaaataaacccaAGTCACTCTGCATATCTTTTGTACAGCCAACTACGCAATTATtttacacacaaaaataatacaacggaaaattttggtaaaaaaaaataaacacaaaatatgcAGCATAATTTCAGGAAATTAATCATAAAACTGGTCGCGCCCTAATCAGCAAACGCGATTTCCATCTACAAATGCAAATGAGGTCATGAGAATTTCCCATTACGAATTTCCCATGACTGAAAATGCATTGCATGCTGATTAGCGTGCGATCTGAAACTGAACATTCTAAAcacaaaacttaattaaaaacactcacaaataactagGCAATATAACGAAAAGGCAATGTGTGCAACGTATACATATTTACACTACTAAAATCTAATATCACAGAACATTAAATACAATGAGCAACTAAGTTGataaaaaactcaataaaaaactGCAAATGCTACGTTAATTGTAAAACAATAAAGTCTAAATTCGCATACCATCTGGATGAGGCATCATGTGTTGATGAGCATGGTCTTCGGCTGCGAACGCTCCCTGGCTTCCGTAACCGCTGGAAGATTCCAGAGACGATTCGCTGGCACTGCTTTCTGAACAAACCtggaaacaataaaatttttgtatattttaataatcgaATAACTGACAGAACATAACGGCTAATATCGAGAAAGGTATCCTTAGACGGTTTTAAGATGCATGAAGAGAGGATGAGTGAAAGGTGACTAACAAAAGAGATAATAAGCTGAAGGTTAGTGGAAATGTTGGAAGCGGAAGAACAAAGCAAACTTTCCTGGACCGACTTCTATTATTAAGAGGCAAAATTTGTGGTGTTGcaggagtaatctctggatctacagaactgattttaaaaattcttttaccactagtaagCTACCGTATTTGTAAAACTGCAGTACGTCTGTTAGTTCTTCATTTAGGCCAGATCAAGATTACTCTATACCGATGAACTTGTATGGAAGGATTGATGGGAATATAATATGCAAAGGATACATGCAAGGATCCCTGCCTACCCCTACGGGAATGAGGCGTGatgatatttatgtttgtatgAGTAACAAAAAGCTTTTTAATAGTAATTGAAAGCTTACATTTCATTCGACACATTGCCCTAATATCATTTACAGTTTTGTtaacaaaaacataacccttcttgcagtcgagtAAAAATACGAATAACATCTTCGAAAGTCATTCGTCTCCAAGTACTTTTAGTATCGATTCATATTTGTATTGTCAAAACagtatattatgataatattattatacctacagaTGTTCACTTGTCGACAATTGTTGTGTGAAATGATATAATTTGTGTACGAACTGAGTACGTCTTATAATGCATGTTTATGTTTGAATTTCTTGTGGAGTTAGAACAATGGGCTCTTTCTACCTTTGAATCTGTGTAGTGAAACAATATGATCTTGAACGTTGAAATGTTACAAATTCATATAATGActattaaatacttactattatacttgaattttaggAGTCTTTAATGTCACTATTATTCTATCCTATGtagaataatttacaaaattgataTCCGCTTTTCCCTACGAAAGAATACGAAACTCAATCTGACTTCTTttaatagctatacaaatcatgtttatatggaatggtggcaagaatttTGGCCACCTTTCTTCGTTGACCTTTGCGAAAACGTGAGAGCCATTCTGTCAACAGTCGAGGCAATTAACTGCGGTGAGAAATATTTCAGAGACTTTCCCCTGTATCTACTTTTTATATAACTGTAATATCCAAATATCGTATATCACAAGTGAATATATGTAACGCGTTCTCAAGATAGCGGATAACCTCTCTTTATCGCGCACGATTTGAAAACGAAAATTCGAAGAACGCAACTGCTGCTGTAACTGACGGCACCGGTATTAGAGGGAAAATcaggcgatcacaatagatcggaaACGGTCAACGTAATACAGAGACCTATTGAAAACCTGCATCAAGAAGAAGAGGAAGAAAAAATACTTGAATTTTTTGAGCTACCCGGCATCAGCCCACACGACGATATGCAGTTGAGTGGTCAAAGACTAgaagaagaaaataaggtttttacaCTTGATCCTTATTATGACTTTTCTGAATTACCTCCTACCATAAAAACCAAATAAGACGAaagaaacaacaacaaaaaaccCTGAACAAATAACTTcgtcaaataaatgtataacaTTTTCAGTTGACAAtggaaataattatgtatttaaaaatgcatCGAGCCTTAAAAACCTCTcgcaataattataacattcaAGTATCAAAGTATTTCAATAACGCGAAGTTTAACATACCTGAATGGCAGGCATAAAACCGTAAATTTTACAACGCGGGACGAATTTTCTCAGTCTTTACTGTTATATCAGCGTAAGTGCATTGCGATTACcgtaagaaaataatgaaatctatCGAACTTATATTCGCCGTTgctaatattatgtaagtatttgaTGGTTCGATATAGCAAATAACACTAcgcaaaaaaaatagtattttgtagTTGTTGACcgcctttatttaaaaaatgtaatatagaCATGTCTTAAACTATTATGGATACGTTCAAAGCAAAAATGTGTTTTAAGACCGTGAAATTATTTTGCACAAATCACGCGGAACTGTGGATTTTTTGGTATAAAAAGTAGACTGTGTTAATCCTACTTTAGGATATAATTCTATCTCCATTCTGCATTTCAGTCAAATTGGTTATGTACATGCATACTTACACACaacctttcgcctttataaaataattaatagtgtgataataatcattcataTTGTTACAGACTTGCTGTTAACGTTTTTATTACTTCAGCATGGTGAGTAATGgacaaatatattatgtactactTTTTATGACGTAATATTAATTTGCCAATATTCCTCCATTACCGGTCATAGACTTTTCCGAGAGCGCGAAACCGTACACAATCCTCTCGGAGGGAAGTAGAGGGATGCGAAAAATTACCATTTGATACTTGTACCTAATAATTCCTTCATGTTTCTAGTCCCCACGAGTTGGAAGATGCGAAGGCTGCTTACAAATCGGGCGAAATTCTCGATTCGAGTGTACCGATAACGCTTGAGAACATCAAGAGGAAGTTAAAAGACAGTGGCATTTTTGATGCGCACGATCCGACTTTAAATGATCGCGAGAAGAAAGAATTGAGCAAACTGTTCGATGCAGTTGAGATAATGgtaagaataatattttacatattagcaATAAATACTAAATCAAAGCAAGCATGCCTTAAGTGTTGttaccacagatataagaggtataaagatttataaagtgccaattctttgtattgaaaccagcgtacctgGGAGCGTGGCCTAAACAAACACATATGTAGTTTATtaatacttatcacactgataaactcttcacgtaattggctgtttaatatttagtgaaaaaagaaataagttACCCTTACTtcagagttgaatattatttattccttttgtcacagaacaataTACAATgtcagtaaataaaacaaaaatgccAGTACATGCGCGGATACGCTTGCGAATAAAgctttagcttttagcgatgtctgttctgtggttattACTAATAGCTTTTTATATACATTGAGCTTGACTGCAATAAAGTTAGATGTGCTTGTCTATAAGGCCCTTATTCACTACATACTTGAAGATACCCCTAACCCCACCCACATTTGGATGCGCTACAAAAACAGTATCTGGACGCTGGTCTGATCCTGTATATTTAAGCAAGCAATGGAGCTCCGACTCCTGCCCACTACCTCCCTAACTTAGACTCCCTGTTCTAAGGTAGCTTGAGAGAGATTAATCATAAGCAAAGAAGAAATATAATGCCATACATTTCAGACAACATCACGCAACCGTCAACCATCTAACGTACAGAACATATTCTCTTCACTGCGGTTGGTAGAACGAGCAGTAAAGAAACAACTTAAAGAAGGGCAGATATCAGAGACGCTGGCAGCCAAGTTTCGTTGGGAAAAACTGTGAGTTTCAAGCATTCTTAGATTCGAAATAGTGTATTGATAATTCGTTTTGGTAGGAAGGTGTAGTGACTAGACAAGATAGGTTTGCTTAGAAGATCACGTAGAGACAAAAGACGATAGAGATAAAGATAGTTGATATAAAAAAACGAAGAAAGACTGACAAAAGGGATTAATGAATGATTATGATAAATACGGCGAGGGTGAGTGGAAATGTAGGAAGAGTCAGGCCAATGTGGAGACCAAATCCAGGTCATTCTCAATAATGATCAGGCCAAGAGTACCGTAAACTGACAAACTTGTATGAAAGAAGCAAGGAAGATATACAAGAATCAGAATAAGTGAAAGGAGTCGTGTAATTTAAtaagtgtaaaaaatacatgttcAGGCGAATTGGTAACctattattgattgatttactatcatttaattaatatccCTAATTACTGTAGTTTTTGTATGTCTACCTAGTAACATAATATGATACCTAATAAAACATAGGAAGCACCTTGCAAATCCTAATTGGGcataacaaattacatttatgtAAAACACAGAACTCAACACATAATTGCCGCGAaatgtgaattttaaatttaaagacctaaaatgtcaaatttaaattaagcttCCATTGCCCTAAATTCCTGAAAGTCATTTGGGCATTCTTCTTTTTATAGACAAACCTCTTCCTtagtttcgtttttattttttgtatgaatcaaatataaattaaatttatattcgatttatatacctacacttAATTTATCATGCAAGTTGAAGACTTTACTATGATCTGATATCATGAAAAATTCCCTTAGCTAAAGGAGTTTGTCattatttaatatacctaccagATATTccataatttgtttaatccaAACTATTTCAATCTTCCAGATCTTCGAGGCACAGACGTGAACAACCAACTTATTATTTAGACAAAAATACAAGTATGCGAGTTTTTGATACGAAGCACTAGTTAACTTTATACATGCTATTTTCAGTGTATGAAGCGAATATTTATAAGTAAGCCTAGAATGCGCTACGAGATATCTCGATCGACATCGCTTTCTCTCtcgtcccatcgcaacgaaagagagagcgatattctATATTCCACCGCTATTAATCGAcgatatgtatttttattctttaccagaTATTATAACGTTGACGCATACATAGTATTAAATAGTATCGTATTTAGTATACGTATTTTGTTGTTTGTA
This genomic interval carries:
- the LOC112054813 gene encoding uncharacterized protein LOC112054813, which translates into the protein MKSIELIFAVANIILAVNVFITSACPHELEDAKAAYKSGEILDSSVPITLENIKRKLKDSGIFDAHDPTLNDREKKELSKLFDAVEIMTTSRNRQPSNVQNIFSSLRLVERAVKKQLKEGQISETLAAKFRWEKLSSRHRREQPTYYLDKNTSMRVFDTKH